From one Desulfurococcus sp. genomic stretch:
- a CDS encoding SPASM domain-containing protein — protein MEFTHNEFLFKLSSSSRPREAMVEVTRRCNFSCIYCFRNELPMEYLASDMSRGTYELFLEDAVKTGIVKLAFTGWGEPLIHPFITDFIEMAKKHGLEILLQTNGALLGEYSWELVELDLDELYVSIDVGVGMRIGGAIELILEGVDLVNDAKRKLGRDKPVIRFQFTLNKYNVRGLKQLLNMAAAHGVREVIVSDTIPSNPAVASASCFNSSECISIIEEYKTYIINTAFTEYTLLRLPNLELKTERHCPFMENNAFYLTVEGDVAPCLFYAHKWHPIIGGVEREITPVRYGNIHEKSIMDIWRSQDYTRFRFNVKYHQLPSCLDCPLVEGCALTRSNEADCWGNKPTCSFCPYARGISFCPL, from the coding sequence GTGGAGTTCACACACAATGAATTTCTATTCAAGCTTTCCAGTAGTAGCCGTCCAAGAGAGGCTATGGTTGAAGTCACCAGGAGATGTAATTTCTCCTGTATCTACTGCTTTAGAAACGAGCTTCCCATGGAATACTTAGCGAGCGATATGAGTAGAGGTACATATGAATTGTTTCTAGAGGATGCTGTGAAGACCGGTATAGTTAAACTAGCTTTTACAGGATGGGGGGAGCCGCTCATTCACCCATTCATCACGGACTTCATTGAGATGGCTAAGAAGCACGGGTTGGAGATTCTCCTCCAGACGAATGGTGCTCTACTAGGAGAGTACAGCTGGGAGCTAGTAGAATTAGACTTGGATGAACTCTATGTAAGCATCGATGTAGGTGTCGGCATGAGGATCGGGGGAGCTATCGAATTAATCCTTGAGGGCGTAGACTTAGTTAACGATGCTAAGAGAAAGCTTGGAAGAGATAAGCCTGTGATTAGATTTCAGTTCACGCTCAACAAGTACAATGTGAGAGGCTTGAAGCAACTGCTTAACATGGCTGCTGCCCACGGAGTCAGGGAGGTTATAGTATCAGACACTATCCCTAGCAATCCAGCGGTAGCTAGCGCCTCCTGCTTCAATAGTAGTGAATGCATTAGTATCATCGAGGAGTATAAGACATACATCATCAATACGGCTTTCACAGAATACACTCTACTTCGACTGCCTAACTTAGAGCTGAAGACTGAAAGACACTGCCCCTTCATGGAGAATAACGCATTCTATCTTACAGTAGAAGGTGATGTAGCACCCTGCCTCTTCTACGCTCATAAGTGGCATCCAATAATAGGAGGTGTTGAGAGGGAGATAACACCTGTTAGATACGGTAATATCCATGAGAAAAGCATCATGGATATCTGGAGGAGCCAGGATTACACGAGATTCAGGTTCAACGTTAAGTATCACCAGCTACCTTCATGCCTAGACTGTCCTCTAGTAGAGGGCTGTGCTCTTACAAGGAGCAATGAAGCTGACTGCTGGGGCAATAAGCCTACATGTAGTTTCTGTCCTTACGCTAGAGGAATATCCTTCTGCCCCCTTTAA